The following DNA comes from Meiothermus sp..
AAAAACCGGGGCTTTGGTCTTGGTGGTTTCCAAACTAGAACCTCCTCGGAGGTACCGATAGCCAAATTGACGCTGAGCGGTTTTGCTATCGGCTATGGGCTATGTCCTATCGGGAATAGAACTCGATCACGAGCTGCTCGTTCACCGGCAAAGAGAGCATTTCCCGTTCAGGTACGCGCAAGAAGCGTCCAGTCATGGTATCGGCGTTGAATTCCAGCCAAGGAAAGCTCTTGCGGTTCTTAAAGCGCTCGACATTCTGGACAATAAAGTCGATTTTTTTGGCCTTTTCCGCAACCTTGATCTCATCCCCCTGGCGCAAGCGGTAACCGGGAATGTTCACCCGCTTGCCGTTGACCAGAATGTGCCCATGTCGCACAAATTGCCGCGCCTGGCGACGGGTAGAGGCAATGCCCATGCGGAAGACCACATTGTCCAGACGGCTCTCGAGCAGTTGCAAAAACACCGTACCGGTTACGCCCTTCTTACGGCTAGCTTCCTCGAAAAGGTTGCGGAACTGGGTTTCCGAGACATCGTAAATGAAGCGCAATTTTTGCTTCTCACGCAACCGCACAGCGAAGTCGGAGGGACGGCCCCGGCGCTTCTGGCCGTGCTGACCCGGCGCATAAGGACGGCGATCCAGATACTTTTGAACTTTTTCGGTCTCGGCCACGTTCACCCCAAGGTGACGCGCCACTTTTACAATTGGCCCTCTATAACGACCCATTCTCTTCTCCTCCATCGGTCAGAAAAGCTCTATGTTGCTTTCCCAGCCGGGTTCCCAGGTTCGAAGGGTGAAGCAGGGAACCAAAGTTTCACCCCGAGTAGCAAACTAAACAGCCTTACGGAACTTTTTGCGGGGACGGCAACCGTTGTGCGGCGTGGGGGTATCGTCCACAATGGAGCGCACCTGAAGCCCACTGGCCTGCAAGGCACGAATAGCTTGTTCGCGGCCTGCGCCGGTACCCCGCACCACCACCTCAACGCTGTTCATCCCAAAACTCTGGGCTTTCTTGGCCGCATCCATGGCCGCTAGCTGGGCAGCATAGGGAGTGCCCTTACGGCTGCCCTTGTAGCCAATAACCCCGCCCGACGACCAGGTAACGGGGTGACCGTTGGTATCGGTGATAGTCACGATGGTGTTGTTATAGGAGGCGTGAATAAACGCCTTGCCCATCGTAACCTGACGTTTGACTTTTTTCTTACGACTTGTAGAAGACTTTTTCTCAGCCATACTCTCCTCGCGTGTGCTCCACTGCAAAATCAGGGGTGGAGGCTTATCAGGAGTCTCAACTGGCGTGTACACGATGCAGGGTCATGCACCTACGTTCCAGCTTTGTCCGGTAGTGTAAAAGTCAGCGGGCCCACTACCCAAACCACGGGTACTCTTATTTGCGAGGCGCCTTCTTCTTGCCAGCCACAGTCTTGCGGGGGCCTTTGCGAGTACGGGCGTTGGTACGGGTACGCTGTCCACGCACGGGTAGCCCGCGGCGGTGGCGCAGTCCCCGGTAGCAGCCGATGTCCATCAGGCGCTTGATATTGCCCGCCACTTCGGCGCGCAGCTCACCCTCGAGCTTGTAGGTGTTTTCCACAAACTCGCGCAGGCGGGCTACTTCGGCCTCGGTCAGATCTTTGACCCGGGTAGCCGGATTGACGTTGGTAGCTGCCAGGGCTTCCTTTGCGCGCGCGGGGCCTACCCCATACACGTAGGTCAGAGCAATGTCCACACGCTTATTACGGGGGATTTCTACACCAGAAATACGAGCCATTCGTTCACCTCCTTTCTAGGTTTCCATCAGCCTTGACGCTGCTTATGGGTGGGGTCTTCGCAAATCACATAAACGCGACCGTGCCGCTTGATCACCTTGCACTTGTCGCACATCTTCTTGACCGAGGTACGCACTTTCATGGTTTCTCCTTAAGAAAAATGAGTCTTGGGCTTAGCACCTTGTACTGGAGCCAGAGGGTCACTTTCTGTACACTATCCGGCCGCGGCTGGGATCGTAGGGAGTAATCTCGACCACCACCCGGTCACCGGGCAGAATACGGATGTAATTCATCCGCATCTTGCCCGAAATGTAGCAGAGGATTTCAGGGCCATTATCAAGCTGAACCCGGAAGGTGGTGTTGGGCAGAGCCTCGCTTATGACGCCTTCAGCACGAATTGTATCTTTTTCCTTGGCCAAGCCTCTCCTCCTAGCTACCGTTCTACCGGCACAGCTTTCTGGCTCCCCGTCAAGAGGCGAGGGCCAGTATCAGTAATCAGCACCGTGTTTTCGTAGTGGGCTGCCAGGTTGCCCTTACCAACCGTGGCCGTCCAACCATCCGCCAATATTACCATCTTGGCAGGATATAAAGCAACCATTGGCTCAAAAGCCAGGGTCATACCGGGTCGTAGCTTGGGGCCTTTGCCAGGCTCACCGTAGTTAGGCACCTGGGGATCCTCATGCAGTTCGCGGCCCACACCATGGCCCACCATCTCCCGGATACACCACAGCCCGTGTTGGCGCTCAACAAAATCCTGCACCGCTGCCGCCACATCGCCGATACGCTTACCAGGCTGCAGCAGTTCAAATCCCACCCAAAAAGCCTCTTCAGTAACACGCATTAAGCGCTCGGCCTCGGGTGAGACCTTGCCAATGGCATAGGTACGGGCCATATCGGTGGTGTAGCCTTCGTAAGTAAATAGGAAATCGATCTTTAGAAGCTCTCCTTCGCGTAAAGGGCGCTTGGAGGGGAAACCGTGCACCACCACATCGTCAATAGACATACAGGTTGCGCTGGGGAAGGGCACCGTCCCCCCCGCGCGATAGCCAATCTGTGGCGCCTGGCCTCCCACCTTCTGGATGGCCCGCAGGATAATCTGATCGAGCTCTTGGGTGCTCACCCCAGGACGAATGTGTGGCTCCACCTCGGCAAAGATGGCGGTATGAAGCTGACCCGTTTTGGTCATCTTCTCAATCTCCCAGGGCGACTTAATGTGGATGGCCATATTCAGTTCCCTACTCAAGCGCGCCAGCGTCCTAGGAGACCCCCACACCCAGTGCCTTTTGAATGGCTTGGTACACCTCGTCTACCTTACCCAGGCCATTGATTTCCTTGAGGTATCCGGTCTTCTTGTAGTAGTCCACCAAGGGTTGGGTTTTCTGTCGGTACTCCACCATTCGGGCGCGAATGGTGCTTTCGTTGTCATCTGAGCGGCCCTCTTCCAAAGCCCGCCCCAAGAGCCTGCGCACCAACTCTTCTTCTGGTGCGGTAACCAGCAGTACACCCAGGAGACGAATCTTGCGCTCGGCCAGCAGTCGGTCGAGGGCTTCGGCTTGGGCTAGGGTGCGGGGAAAGCCATCGAATATAACCTTGGGATCAGGCATTTCAGCCAATTCCTGGCCTATTAGCCCCAGGATAATCTCATCGGGCACCAATTTGCCTGCCTCCATCAAGGGCTTGGCCTGCTGTCCCAGCTCGGTGCCTCGAGCCACGTGGCTACGAAGGATATCACCGGTTGAAAGCTGACGAAAACCAAGCTCGAGCGCCAAGCGCTTGGCCTGGGTACCTTTGCCCGCCCCTGGAGGGCCCAAAAAAATTACCGCCTCTGCCACCAGCAACCTCCTTAGCGGGTACGACCCCGCAAGCGCCCCTTAGACAAAAAGCCCTCGTAGTTGCGCATCTGTAGCTGGGCCTCGATCTGGCGCAGGGTATCCAGCGCCACACCCACTACAATGAGCAAGCTAATGCCCGAAAAGTGAAAGGCCAGGGTGGTCACGCCGGTCACGTTTTGCATGATGGTAGGCAGAGCCGCCACAACACCCAGAAAGATGGCCCCCCAGAGGGTTAGGCGAGAGACGATGTGCTCGAGGAACTTTACCGTGGGCTCGCCCGGACGAATGCCAGGGATAAACCCACCATACTCACGCAGGTTCTCGGAGATACGGCGCGGATCAAACTGCACCGCCGTATAGACATAGGTAAATCCGATGATCAGCAGCACCTCAATCAGCAAGCCGGGGAAACGGTTGGGGGTGAAAAAGTTGGCAATTCCCTGAGCCACCGTGGATTCGGGGAATACCCCGGTAATAAAGAGGGGTACCTGGAGCAAGGCTGCCGCAAAAATAATGGGGATGACCCCAGCCGCGTTGAGCTTGATGGGAATGTAGGTGGCCTGCCCACCAAACATCTTGCGGCCCACCTGCTTCCGTGCGTACTGCACCGGGATGCGGCGCTCGGCCTGCTGAACCGCAGCCATTACCCCCAAAGCCAGCACGATAAAGGCCAGGAAGATCAGCAAGGCAATTAGGTTGACCTCACCAGTACGCACCAAACCAAAAGTGCGGCCAAGCTGCGGCAACCACGAGGCCACAATGCCAGCAAAAATCACCATGCTGGTGCCATTGCCTATGCCGTATTCGGTGATGCGCTCGGCCATCCAGAGCAGCAAAGCGATGCCTGCCACCTGGGTAATCACCACCACAAAATAGAAGAAGAAGCCAGGCTCCCAGCCGGGTAGCAGGAAAGCTCCATTGTTGGAGCCCAGAAAAGCCGTGGCTAGAAACAAGCCCTGCACCGCCCCCAGGGCAATGCCTGCTATACGGGTGTACTGGGTAATGATACGACGGCCTTCCTCGCCCTCTTTTTGCAGCTTTTCCAGGGATGGGATTACTGTAACCAGCAGCTGCATGATGATGGCGGCCGTGATGTAGGGCATGATACCCAGAGCAAAAATAGAGAACTGCTCGAAGTTGCCTCCGGAAAAGAGGTTAACCAGCCCCAAGGCACTGCCCGCCTGGGTGCCCAAAAACTCGCGGATTTTACTGATATCTACCCCAGGGGTAGGGATGAAGGTACCCAACCGATACAACGCCAGCACCAAGAGCGTAAACAGAATGCGCTTACGCAGCTCAGGGATGATGATGGCGGAGCGGAAGGCCGCGAGCATCTTAGGCCCCCTCAATCACAACAGCTTCCCCACCAGCCGCCTTGAGTTTTTCAACGGCAGCCTGGGAGAATTTGTGGGCACGCACTTTTACCCCGTTGGCGTTACCCATAGCCAGCACCTTGATCGGGTAGCCCGGGCGCACCAGACCTGCTTGCACCAGCGCTTCAGGGCCCACCTCGCCAGAAGTGAAGTGCTTAGCAATTGCCCCCACATTGACCACCTGGTATTCAACCCGCTTAAGCTCGCCGTGCGAATCACCCTTCATGCCGCGTTTGGGCAGACGCATAATCAGGGTAGAACGCCCGCCTTCGAAGCGCGCTGGGTTCTTCAGGCCGCCCGAACGGGATTTCTGACCCTTGTGACCCCGCCCAGCCGTCTTGCCGTGACCAGAGCCGGGACCCCGACCCACGCGCTTGCGGCGCTTGTTGGCCCCTTGGTTGGGACGAATATCGGTAAGTTTCATTCCAGCACCTCCACCAAGTGGGCCACCTTGCGAATCTGGCCGCGCACAGCAGGGTTATCCTGCACCTCACGCACGCGGTTCATCTTGGTCAGGCCCAGCACCTTGAGGGCTACTTTTTGGTCTTTGGGGTAGCCAATAGGGCTCTTAACCAGCCGCACCTTCAAGGTCGCCATTAGGCCACCTCCTCGGATTTGGCAGGAGTTTTACGCAGGCGCTTGACATCATCCCAGGTCTGAAGCTGGCGCAGGGCCTCCATGGTGGCATAGGCA
Coding sequences within:
- the rpsD gene encoding 30S ribosomal protein S4; this translates as MGRYRGPIVKVARHLGVNVAETEKVQKYLDRRPYAPGQHGQKRRGRPSDFAVRLREKQKLRFIYDVSETQFRNLFEEASRKKGVTGTVFLQLLESRLDNVVFRMGIASTRRQARQFVRHGHILVNGKRVNIPGYRLRQGDEIKVAEKAKKIDFIVQNVERFKNRKSFPWLEFNADTMTGRFLRVPEREMLSLPVNEQLVIEFYSR
- the rpsK gene encoding 30S ribosomal protein S11 is translated as MAEKKSSTSRKKKVKRQVTMGKAFIHASYNNTIVTITDTNGHPVTWSSGGVIGYKGSRKGTPYAAQLAAMDAAKKAQSFGMNSVEVVVRGTGAGREQAIRALQASGLQVRSIVDDTPTPHNGCRPRKKFRKAV
- the rpsM gene encoding 30S ribosomal protein S13 — its product is MARISGVEIPRNKRVDIALTYVYGVGPARAKEALAATNVNPATRVKDLTEAEVARLREFVENTYKLEGELRAEVAGNIKRLMDIGCYRGLRHRRGLPVRGQRTRTNARTRKGPRKTVAGKKKAPRK
- the rpmJ gene encoding 50S ribosomal protein L36; its protein translation is MKVRTSVKKMCDKCKVIKRHGRVYVICEDPTHKQRQG
- the infA gene encoding translation initiation factor IF-1, which codes for MAKEKDTIRAEGVISEALPNTTFRVQLDNGPEILCYISGKMRMNYIRILPGDRVVVEITPYDPSRGRIVYRK
- the map gene encoding type I methionyl aminopeptidase; the encoded protein is MAIHIKSPWEIEKMTKTGQLHTAIFAEVEPHIRPGVSTQELDQIILRAIQKVGGQAPQIGYRAGGTVPFPSATCMSIDDVVVHGFPSKRPLREGELLKIDFLFTYEGYTTDMARTYAIGKVSPEAERLMRVTEEAFWVGFELLQPGKRIGDVAAAVQDFVERQHGLWCIREMVGHGVGRELHEDPQVPNYGEPGKGPKLRPGMTLAFEPMVALYPAKMVILADGWTATVGKGNLAAHYENTVLITDTGPRLLTGSQKAVPVER
- a CDS encoding adenylate kinase, which translates into the protein MLVAEAVIFLGPPGAGKGTQAKRLALELGFRQLSTGDILRSHVARGTELGQQAKPLMEAGKLVPDEIILGLIGQELAEMPDPKVIFDGFPRTLAQAEALDRLLAERKIRLLGVLLVTAPEEELVRRLLGRALEEGRSDDNESTIRARMVEYRQKTQPLVDYYKKTGYLKEINGLGKVDEVYQAIQKALGVGVS
- the secY gene encoding preprotein translocase subunit SecY, whose amino-acid sequence is MLAAFRSAIIIPELRKRILFTLLVLALYRLGTFIPTPGVDISKIREFLGTQAGSALGLVNLFSGGNFEQFSIFALGIMPYITAAIIMQLLVTVIPSLEKLQKEGEEGRRIITQYTRIAGIALGAVQGLFLATAFLGSNNGAFLLPGWEPGFFFYFVVVITQVAGIALLLWMAERITEYGIGNGTSMVIFAGIVASWLPQLGRTFGLVRTGEVNLIALLIFLAFIVLALGVMAAVQQAERRIPVQYARKQVGRKMFGGQATYIPIKLNAAGVIPIIFAAALLQVPLFITGVFPESTVAQGIANFFTPNRFPGLLIEVLLIIGFTYVYTAVQFDPRRISENLREYGGFIPGIRPGEPTVKFLEHIVSRLTLWGAIFLGVVAALPTIMQNVTGVTTLAFHFSGISLLIVVGVALDTLRQIEAQLQMRNYEGFLSKGRLRGRTR
- the rplO gene encoding 50S ribosomal protein L15 → MKLTDIRPNQGANKRRKRVGRGPGSGHGKTAGRGHKGQKSRSGGLKNPARFEGGRSTLIMRLPKRGMKGDSHGELKRVEYQVVNVGAIAKHFTSGEVGPEALVQAGLVRPGYPIKVLAMGNANGVKVRAHKFSQAAVEKLKAAGGEAVVIEGA
- the rpmD gene encoding 50S ribosomal protein L30, with amino-acid sequence MATLKVRLVKSPIGYPKDQKVALKVLGLTKMNRVREVQDNPAVRGQIRKVAHLVEVLE